A genomic segment from Saimiri boliviensis isolate mSaiBol1 chromosome 14, mSaiBol1.pri, whole genome shotgun sequence encodes:
- the LYPD8 gene encoding ly6/PLAUR domain-containing protein 8, whose translation MAPSLGEVSSSAMKGILIAGLMAVLLVSAVESLGCVQCNSWGKSCVSSPATECPPHANTSCISSSANSSLGSASGSYQSMACSAENCSEEAHVTAFAVHVSAEERFHFVSQCCRGKQCNGTSGALDPPLKDVSSSTECPACYESNGISCSGKPWKCYEKEQCIFLVADLESDTESKRLVLKGCSNVSNSTCQFLSGENKTVGGVIFRKFECTDANSLTPTSTPAAAHKMGSKASLNFLALVSLLLLGLLL comes from the exons ATGGCCCCGTCCTTGGGAGAAGTCAGCTCCAGCGCCATGAAGGGCATCCTCATTGCTGGTCTCATGGCAGTGCTTCTGGTTTCTGCTGTAG AATCCCTGGGCTGTGTGCAGTGTAATTCATGGGGCAAGTCCTGTGTCAGCAGCCCTGCCACTGAATGTCCCCCACATGCCAACACCAGCTGCATCAGTTCCTCAGCCAACTCTTCTTTAG GGAGCGCATCCGGATCATACCAGAGCATGGCCTGCTCCGCGGAGAACTGCAGCGAGGAGGCACACGTCACAGCCTTCGCTGTCCACGTGTCTGCTGAAGAACGCTTTCACTTCGTGAGCCAGTGCTGCCGAGGAAAGCAGTGTAACGGCACCAGCGGTGCCCTGG ACCCTCCACTGAAGGATGTGTCCAGCAGCACAGAGTGCCCTGCTTGTTATGAATCTAACGGAATTTCCTGCAGTGGGAAACCCTGGAAATGTTATGAAAAAGAACAGTGCATCTTTCTAGTTGCAGACTTGGAGAGTG ACACCGAGTCTAAGCGTCTCGTGCTGAAAGGCTGTTCCAACGTCAGTAACTCCACCTGTCAGTTCCTGTCTGGTGAAAATAAGACTGTTGGAGGAGTCATCTTTCGAAAGTTCGAGTGTACAGATGCAAACAGCTTAACCCCCACGTCTACACCGGCCGCTGCCCACAAGATGGGGTCCAAAGCTTCCCTCAACTTCCTGGCACTTGTCAGCCTCCTTCTGCTGGGACTGCTGCTCTGA